Proteins encoded together in one Camelina sativa cultivar DH55 chromosome 9, Cs, whole genome shotgun sequence window:
- the LOC104710407 gene encoding cytochrome P450 71B17-like, whose translation MVISLLCVCIITFASLIFISKKIKRSKWNLPPSPPTLPVIGNLHQVGELPHMLFQRLAERTGHVMLLHLGFVPVTVISSREAAEEVCRTHDLDCCSRPKLVGSRLTSRGFKDVAFTPYGDEWKERRKFLVREFFCLKKVQSSGNIREEECNFLVKKLSESAVDRSPVDLSKTLFWLTASILFRVAFGQRFHENEFIDKDKIEELVSEAERAQGSFTCSDFFPIAGLGWLVDCISGQHKRLKDVFVKLDTLFQGVIDDHLHPGKISKDHRDIVDVMLDVIDDHKQGKDDSLKLTIDHIKALLTNLFLGGVDTGAITMIWAMTELVKTPEVMKKVQGEIRDRLGNNKERITEEDLEKIPYLNMVIKETFRLHPAAPLLLPRETMAHIKVQGYDIPPKTQILVNAWVIGRDPKYWTNPEEFNPERFIDSPVDYKGRHFELLPFGSGRRICPGIAMGVATVELGLLNLLYYFDWRAPDGMTHEDIDKEEAGTLRVVKKVPLKLVPVRVQ comes from the exons atggtaatctCTTTGCTCTGTGTTTGTATCATCACCTTCGCTTCGTTGATCTTTATCAGCAAGAAGATCAAACGCTCTAAATGGAACCTTCCTCCTAGCCCTCCAACGTTACCAGTCATCGGAAACTTACACCAAGTTGGAGAATTGCCTCACATGTTATTTCAACGTCTAGCCGAAAGAACAGGACATGTTATGCTTCTTCACTTAGGGTTTGTCCCTGTAACTGTTATCTCATCGAGAGAAGCAGCTGAAGAGGTGTGTAGAACTCATGACCTAGACTGCTGCAGCAGGCCTAAGCTTGTTGGTTCGAGGCTAACCTCTCGGGGTTTTAAAGATGTCGCTTTTACACCGTATGGTGACGAGTGGAAGGAGCGGCGCAAGTTCTTGGTGCGTGAGTTTTTCTGTTTGAAAAAGGTTCAGTCTTCCGGGAATATCAGAGAGGAAGAATGTAACTTTCTTGTCAAGAAACTGTCGGAATCAGCGGTGGATCGATCTCCGGTCGATTTGAGCAAAACCCTTTTCTGGCTAACCGCGAGTATCCTGTTTAGAGTTGCTTTTGGACAAAGGTTCCACGAGAATGAGTTTATCGATAAAGACAAGATCGAAGAGCTTGTGTCTGAAGCCGAGAGAGCTCAGGGTAGTTTCACTTGCTCTGATTTCTTTCCTATTGCCGGACTTGGATGGCTCGTTGACTGTATTTCCGGGCAACACAAGAGGCTCAAAGATGTTTTCGTCAAGCTCGATACTCTGTTTCAAGGTGTGATCGATGATCATTTACATCctggaaaaatatcaaaagatcaCAGAGATATCGTCGATGTTATGTTGGATGTGATCGATGATCATAAACAAGGCAAAGATGATTCCTTGAAGCTCACGATAGATCACATCAAGGCATTACTAacg aATTTGTTTCTAGGAGGAGTAGACACAGGAGCTATTACCATGATATGGGCAATGACGGAACTCGTTAAAACCCCGGAAGTGATGAAGAAAGTTCAAGGCGAGATCCGAGACCGTCTTGGCAACAATAAGGAGAGAATCACCGAAGAAGATCTCGAAAAAATTCCTTACCTGAACATGGTGATCAAGGAAACATTCAGATTACACCCAGCAGCTCCACTTCTGCTCCCAAGGGAAACGATGGCTCACATCAAGGTCCAAGGCTATGATATTCCTCCAAAGACACAGATCTTGGTGAACGCTTGGGTAATAGGAAGAGATCCGAAATACTGGACAAACCCGGAAGAGTTTAACCCGGAAAGGTTTATCGATAGCCCTGTTGATTATAAAGGAAGACATTTCGAGCTCTTACCGTTTGGGTCTGGTCGAAGGATATGTCCCGGTATAGCAATGGGGGTAGCTACTGTTGAATTGGGACTCTTGAACTTACTTTACTACTTCGATTGGAGAGCACCTGATGGTATGACACATGAAGACATCGATAAAGAAGAGGCTGGTACCCTTAGAGTCGTCAAGAAAGTACCTCTCAAGCTCGTCCCAGTTCGAGTTCAGTGA